In Nothobranchius furzeri strain GRZ-AD chromosome 18, NfurGRZ-RIMD1, whole genome shotgun sequence, a single genomic region encodes these proteins:
- the fbxo34 gene encoding F-box only protein 34, with translation MHLKSHPKLMRSELRLDATSVQRSSQRSSRLVRQQGELLRAVSSSHGIGGTSRLPLCIISTNFLRCNNKNNITSLGVKVQRQPVLQRPASPLGCENNTSGSCQTTTDDADAPLNMSTVIKPGHVREKMAIFASEGRRAERSKSSKHTPPSSFSSCDKAAVACTNSAPSTGLSRAGKAKGSWEENGSAKRRRRSGNGQNFPQQQKSRLIEEQQPALKPDSDQQVAEDRCAVMDVTAEEERKVSVAEMVAIVEQRTSQQRALKPLLTLQRSSTTITLSKTTRPEVVDEVFEAVRVSEMVAKLESECLRRMDGGLSRNNSLRRTVGRVLLAAGEQNFSPCRPSSPSVTSSRVSLSSSTSEDLSQRQEPVSSPQSDRVEPPSSAPPTGELVVDHQEVVETPAAVEEQEQEPLPGLLFLSVPSDRLGSELRTPHYRSSFYLELLPSPAAHCDSVSRSLKRKSKELVSETSCSASVPLGRSASASWDFLKLRRQVQQLLAPQPYLAELPHLAELPHHLLVKIFLLLPTQSLAALKCTCSSFKFIIETYSVRPADSLWVSDPRYRDDPCKRCKKRYRPGDVSLCRWHHKPYSQALPYGPGNWMCCRGSQREALGCNVGLHDNRWLPTLHSINMPIYKRNSSHDDRV, from the coding sequence ATGCACCTGAAGTCCCATCCAAAGCTCATGCGGTCAGAGCTGCGTTTGGATGCTACCAGCGTCCAGAGGTCGTCCCAGCGGAGCAGTCGGCTCGTGAGGCAGCAGGGGGAGCTGCTGAGGGCAGTGAGTAGTAGCCACGGTATCGGCGGCACCTCCCGGCTTCCACTCTGCATCATTTCAACCAACTTTCTCCGCTGCAACAACAAGAACAACATAACTTCACTCGGTGTGAAGGTGCAGCGTCAGCCTGTCCTGCAGCGCCCCGCCTCACCCCTCGGCTGTGAGAACAACACTTCTGGGTCGTGTCAGACCACAACAGATGATGCTGATGCTCCACTGAACATGTCGACCGTTATTAAACCGGGACATGTCCGTGAGAAGATGGCTATCTTTGCCTCTGAAGGGAGGCGAGCAGAGAGGTCCAAGAGCAGCAAACACACACCACCGAGCAGCTTCAGCAGCTGTGACAAAGCTGCCGTGGCGTGCACGAACAGCGCACCCTCAACGGGACTGTCGCGTGCTGGGAAAGCAAAAGGAAGCTGGGAGGAAAACGGCTCTGCCAAACGCCGACGCAGGTCTGGAAACGGTCAGAACTTCCCACAGCAGCAGAAAAGCCGCCTCATAGAGGAGCAACAGCCTGCTCTGAAACCAGACTCTGACCAGCAGGTGGCTGAAGATCGATGTGCAGTCATGGATGTGACGGCGGAGGAAGAAAGGAAAGTTTCAGTTGCAGAAATGGTGGCCATCGTGGAGCAGCGAACAAGCCAGCAGCGAGCCTTAAAACCTCTCCTCACCCTCCAGAGGAGCTCCACCACCATCACCTTGTCCAAAACGACACGGCCAGAGGTCGTGGACGAGGTGTTTGAAGCAGTCAGGGTGTCAGAGATGGTGGCCAAGCTGGAGTCGGAGTGTCTGAGGAGGATGGACGGAGGTCTGTCGAGGAACAACAGCCTGAGGAGGACAGTGGGACGAGTCCTCCTGGCTGCTGGAGAGCAGAACTTCAGCCCCTGCAGGCCTTCATCCCCATCAGTAACATCCTCAAGGGTGTCGTTATCCTCATCAACATCTGAAGATCTGAGTCAGAGACAGGAACCAGTCAGCTCTCCTCAGTCTGACAGGGTGGAGCCCCCCTCCTCAGCTCCCCCTACAGGTGAGCTGGTGGTGGATCACCAGGAGGTTGTGGAGACGCCTGCGGCcgtggaggagcaggagcaggagccgcTTCCCGGCCTCCTGTTTTTGTCTGTGCCTTCTGATAGGCTGGGCTCGGAGCTCAGAACCCCCCACTACAGAAGCAGCTTTTACCTGGAGCTGCTCCCTTCGCCGGCTGCTCACTGTGACTCTGTCAGCCGCTCACTGAAGAGAAAGAGCAAAGAGCTAGTGAGTGAGACTTCCTGCTCTGCCTCAGTGCCTCTTGGCAGAAGCGCTTCTGCGTCCTGGGACTTCCTGAAGCTCCGTCGGCAGGTGCAGCAGCTGCTGGCGCCGCAGCCTTACCTGGCTGAGCTGCCTCACCTGGCTGAGCTGCCTCATCACCTTCTGGTGAAGATCTTCCTGCTGCTGCCCACTCAGAGCCTCGCTGCACTCAAGTGCACCTGCAGCTCTTTTAAGTTCATCATCGAGACCTACAGCGTGCGACCTGCAGACTCGCTCTGGGTGTCAGACCCTCGTTACCGTGACGACCCCTGCAAACGGTGCAAAAAGCGGTACCGCCCCGGAGATGTGTCGTTGTGCCGCTGGCACCACAAGCCTTACTCCCAGGCCCTGCCGTACGGTCCCGGTAACTGGATGTGTTGCCGGGGTTCCCAGAGGGAAGCTCTAGGCTGCAATGTGGGTCTCCATGACAACCGCTGGTTGCCAACATTACACAGCATCAACATGCCGATCTACAAAAGAAACTCGAGCCACGATGACAGAGTGtga